The Anopheles coluzzii chromosome 2, AcolN3, whole genome shotgun sequence genome window below encodes:
- the LOC120952382 gene encoding activating signal cointegrator 1 complex subunit 2 homolog — MRAFVVATILCVGFVSAYPQQAVDPAYLRQYYQQIAQAAGAQNAAQGRADATPIHEQGAQEQQHIPQYLPQGQPQRTQYQQPQARQYQPQYQPQQIQYVQEQQYQQPQPQLKVSKPRPQYLQGGQKQPLEEEQEDYDANPSYQFGFDVKDDEFTNYQNRKEQRDGNVIKGSYSVVDSDGFIRTVTYTADPKEGFKAEVSRQPTDIVVKIPTPAPQSQHDRFASQPQSAGAYRVQQQPQQQQQAQPRPRPQEYSQYQ; from the exons ATGCGTGCCTTCGTAGTAGCGACGATACTTTGCGTTGGATTTGTGTCCGCGTACCCGCAGCAAGCGGTCGATCCGGCGTATCTGCGCCAGTACTATCAGCAGATCGCACAGGCCGCTGGTGCGCAGAATGCGGCCCAGGGTCGTGCTGATGCTACGCCAATCCACGAGCAGGGCGCCCAGGAGCAGCAACACATCCCGCAGTATCTGCCACAGGGCCAGCCACAG CGTACCCAGTATCAGCAGCCACAGGCCAGACAGTACCAGCCCCAGTACCAGCCTCAGCAG ATCCAGTACGTTCAGGagcagcagtaccagcagcCCCAGCCCCAGCTGAAGGTGTCCAAGCCCCGACCCCAGTACCTGCAGGGAGGTCAAAAGCAGCCGCTGGAAGAAGAACAGGAGGACTATGAT GCCAACCCTTCGTACCAGTTCGGTTTCGACGTGAAGGACGATGAGTTCACCAACTACCAGAACCGCAAGGAGCAGCGCGACGGAAACGTGATCAAGGGCAGCTACTCCGTGGTCGACTCGGACGGATTCATCCGCACCGTCACGTACACCGCCGACCCGAAGGAAGGCTTTAAGGCCGAGGTCAGCCGCCAGCCAACCGACATCGTGGTCAAGATCCCGACGCCGGCACCCCAGTCCCAGCACGACCGTTTCGCTAGTCAGCCCCAGTCGGCCGGTGCGTaccgtgtgcagcagcagccccagcagcagcagcaggctcaGCCCCGACCAAGACCGCAGGAGTACTCCCAGTACCAGTAA
- the LOC120961432 gene encoding uncharacterized protein LOC120961432 isoform X1, with translation MTYSRPVLPGCAVLYALVALGLPLGKYAAGSYLRDVELIGPSSLQLEHNTVYYYPSYVRGKDPVEEYNARRLHVDTGNFMEQEDDQLEEGEKTLHRSQQQQKAPVADADCCSKAKRKRKYTRGRAHQSKQRAPDPMRVVDAQTDHEYNYLKIRKAAAGVPRYVRDDVELFDIVRPEKRTKEKRPIRRRTRTVVGDGGNGERRYEESDPQVFAYERSDVEPIERGVSNQPGKQEDSQYFQYAEVFGDGSFTAGARRGNDQHYVEQLERGSHGIGVFQKKVKWADKSGGFGEHYWDLNHIQPSGVSHR, from the exons ATGACATACTCACGTCCTGTACTGCCAGGCTGCGCGGTGCTGTACGCACTCGTTGCGCTCGGTCTTCCGCTGGGAAAGTACGCTGCCGGAAGCTATCTGCGCGACGTCGAACTGATCGGACCATCGTCGCTACAGCTCGAGCACAACACCGTCTACTACTATCCCAGCTACGTCAGGGGTAAAGATCCGGTGGAAGAATACAACGCGCGTCGATTGCACGTGGACACGGGCAACTTTATGGAGCAGGAGGACGATCAGCTCGAGGAGGGTGAGAAGACGCTACATAGaagccaacagcagcagaaggcaCCCGTCGCTGATGCGGATTGTTGTTCGAAAGCGAAACGAAAGCGGAAGTATACGCGTGGACGTGCGCATCAATCCAAACAGCGCGCACCGGATCCGATGCGCGTGGTCGATGCGCAGACGGATCATGagtataattatttaaaaattcgcAAAGCAGCCGCGGGGGTGCCACGGTACGTGCGGGACGATGTGGAGCTGTTCGATATTGTGCGGCCAGAAAAGCGGACCAAGGAAAAGCGTCCAATTAGGCGCAGAACACGAACGGTCGTCGGTGATGGTGGCAATGGTGAGCGTCGGTACGAAGAATCCGATCCACAAGTGTTTGCTTACGAACGGTCGGATGTGGAACCGATCGAGAGGGGAGTATCTAACCAGCCCGGGAAACAGGAGGATAGTCAATACTTTCA ATACGCTGAAGTGTTCGGTGATGGCTCATTCACTGCCGGCGCAAGGCGAGGCAACGATCAGCACTACGTCGAACAGCTCGAACGCGGCTCGCACGGTATCGGGGTGTTTCAGAAAAAA GTTAAATGGGCCGACAAGAGCGGTGGCTTCGGCGAACACTACTGGGACCTGAACCACATCCAGCCGAGCGGCGTTTCCCACCGATAG
- the LOC120961432 gene encoding uncharacterized protein LOC120961432 isoform X2, producing the protein MTYSRPVLPGCAVLYALVALGLPLGKYAAGSYLRDVELIGPSSLQLEHNTVYYYPSYVRGKDPVEEYNARRLHVDTGNFMEQEDDQLEEGEKTLHRSQQQQKAPVADADCCSKAKRKRKYTRGRAHQSKQRAPDPMRVVDAQTDHEYNYLKIRKAAAGVPRYVRDDVELFDIVRPEKRTKEKRPIRRRTRTVVGDGGNGERRYEESDPQVFAYERSDVEPIERGVSNQPGKQEDSQYFQDTFQFQKSPLELEFGHLFESNDGWEERYERQDHQNHRHQGKVI; encoded by the exons ATGACATACTCACGTCCTGTACTGCCAGGCTGCGCGGTGCTGTACGCACTCGTTGCGCTCGGTCTTCCGCTGGGAAAGTACGCTGCCGGAAGCTATCTGCGCGACGTCGAACTGATCGGACCATCGTCGCTACAGCTCGAGCACAACACCGTCTACTACTATCCCAGCTACGTCAGGGGTAAAGATCCGGTGGAAGAATACAACGCGCGTCGATTGCACGTGGACACGGGCAACTTTATGGAGCAGGAGGACGATCAGCTCGAGGAGGGTGAGAAGACGCTACATAGaagccaacagcagcagaaggcaCCCGTCGCTGATGCGGATTGTTGTTCGAAAGCGAAACGAAAGCGGAAGTATACGCGTGGACGTGCGCATCAATCCAAACAGCGCGCACCGGATCCGATGCGCGTGGTCGATGCGCAGACGGATCATGagtataattatttaaaaattcgcAAAGCAGCCGCGGGGGTGCCACGGTACGTGCGGGACGATGTGGAGCTGTTCGATATTGTGCGGCCAGAAAAGCGGACCAAGGAAAAGCGTCCAATTAGGCGCAGAACACGAACGGTCGTCGGTGATGGTGGCAATGGTGAGCGTCGGTACGAAGAATCCGATCCACAAGTGTTTGCTTACGAACGGTCGGATGTGGAACCGATCGAGAGGGGAGTATCTAACCAGCCCGGGAAACAGGAGGATAGTCAATACTTTCA GGATACATTCCAATTTCAAAAGTCCCCACTGGAGCTAGAGTTTGGCCACTTGTTCGAATCGAACGACGGCTGGGAAGAGCGTTACGAGCGACAAGATCATCAGAATCATAGACATCAGGGAAAAGTAATTTAA